One Candidatus Eremiobacteraceae bacterium genomic window carries:
- a CDS encoding VOC family protein: MPVHPVHHLAIGTDALKVAKKFYGSLLPALGFDLVFDKDDHFGYQREGFELVVYKAESTADDLYDGKRHVGFDHLALNAGSRAVVDECAKQLDELGAEVDEPPAVVTELGDDYYALWVRDPSGLRIEVVYQGA, from the coding sequence ATGCCAGTCCATCCAGTCCATCATCTCGCCATCGGCACCGATGCCCTTAAGGTGGCGAAGAAATTCTACGGCTCGCTTCTGCCCGCGCTCGGTTTCGACTTGGTGTTCGATAAGGACGACCATTTCGGCTATCAGCGCGAAGGCTTCGAGCTGGTGGTCTACAAGGCCGAAAGCACCGCTGACGATCTCTACGACGGCAAACGCCACGTCGGCTTCGATCACTTGGCGCTCAATGCCGGATCCCGCGCGGTGGTCGACGAGTGCGCCAAACAGCTCGACGAGCTGGGCGCCGAGGTCGACGAGCCGCCGGCCGTCGTCACCGAGCTCGGCGACGACTATTACGCGCTGTGGGTGCGTGATCCCAGCGGCCTGCGCATCGAGGTCGTCTACCAAGGAGCGTAG
- a CDS encoding SUF system NifU family Fe-S cluster assembly protein — MTDNTFTGMDELYRDFILDHYRNPRNAGTLENADASFEDINPLCGDKIRMDLKIDDGVVTDVKFKGRGCAISQASASLLTEQIKGKTLAEISKLGKEDVLENVGINISAARLKCALLGLKVLKLALALKYSDEPN; from the coding sequence GTGACCGACAACACCTTCACCGGGATGGACGAGCTGTACCGCGACTTCATCCTCGACCACTATCGCAATCCGCGCAACGCCGGCACGCTCGAGAACGCCGACGCCTCGTTCGAGGACATCAACCCGTTGTGCGGCGACAAGATCCGCATGGATCTCAAGATCGACGACGGGGTCGTGACCGATGTGAAGTTCAAGGGCCGCGGCTGCGCGATCTCGCAGGCCTCCGCGTCGCTGCTCACCGAGCAGATCAAGGGCAAGACGCTGGCCGAGATCAGCAAGCTCGGCAAAGAAGACGTGCTCGAGAACGTCGGCATCAATATCTCGGCCGCGCGACTCAAGTGCGCGCTCTTAGGCCTCAAGGTGCTCAAACTAGCGTTGGCCTTGAAGTATTCAGACGAACCGAACTAG